GGTTGTTCCTCCGGTTCTTGATCACCACGCTGTCGCGCTCGGTAGCTGTCCGAAATTTAGGGTTTTGAGTCCTAGCGAGGTGCGTGTCTCGGTCTGGAACCATTCCGTTGAGCTGCTTAGGTCTGGAAGGTACGTTTCGATGGGTGATGTTGTAGACATTTCGTCTCTCGTATCATCTTCGGCTGTTCGAGTTATCGACTTCAGGTACTTCGCGTCGCTTCTCTGTGGTGTTGACTTGGAGACTCTGTGTTCTGGTGAGTTAGCTGAACAGTCTCAGGCTTATGAATCGCTGAGACAGTGTGGGTATTTGTTATCTGGTGTTCGCGGTAATGTAGATGGATGTTTGTATGGTGTTGATGATGATTGTAGAACCACGGTTTGGACGTATAGAAACGGAGGTTCTGATGGGAGGTTGGACTCGTTCCAGGCGGATGAGAAGCTTAAGAAGAAGAAGAAGATTACTTACGTGAGGAGGCGGCGAGATGTGTATAAGGCTCTTGGACGTGGTTCAGAAGCTGAGTCTGCGGCTATTCTTGCGTTTGGGAGTCTCTTCACGGCTCCGTACAAAGGGTCTGAGCTGTATATTGATATAAAGAAGTCTTCTAGTGTTCCGGAGGTGAAGTCTTTGATTGAGAAGGTTGAGTTCCTTCCTTTTGTTCGAGAGGTAATGAGCGCAGGGAAGAGGTTTGCCACGGGAACGATTAAGGCGCCGTTTCTCTGCGCGCAGCTTAGGTTGCTGGATGGACAGTTCAAGAATCACCAGGAGAGTACGTTTACGGGTTTGAACCAGAAGTTGGAGTCTTTGAGTTTGAAGAATCCTGGTCTTGTTCATGTGTTCGTGATGACGGATCTTCCTGAAAGCAACTGGACTGGAACTTACTTGGGTGATTTGGCTATGAACTCTACGAAGTTCAAGCTCCATTTTCTAAGGGAAGAGGATGAAGTAATAGTGAGAACAGAAAAGGAGCTTGCTTCCGCTGCTCACGGACAGAAATTTGGGTCGATTCCGATGAGTCTGGACAGTATAAAGAAGATGCAGAAGCATTGTTCTCCTCGTAAAGTATCAAATGTACAACTATACGTAGAGGAAGCTGTTTGTAGCTGTGCTTCACTGGGGTTCGTTGGGACTGCAGGGTCCACTATAGCTGATAGTGTAGAAATGATGAGGAAGTTCAATGCTTGTAGTAGTTGAACTCAGACTGCATTTCTGTTCTGTGATTCTTGTTTCCGGGTTTGGATTAGCCAAAGCTTTCAGTGCAAGATTTGGTTAAGTTTTGCCTGTCGGATAAAGATAAGATCTGCTTTGTGTTGGTTTGGTTATATAGGAAACTGTCTTGTTTCAGTTCTGTAAGTTTTGTTGATGCTCTTGTGAATTGATTTTGTTTGTAGTTGCACCAAGATTTGTAACCCAATGTTTGTAGAACCGGTTTTGATTACCAAATCAGTGGTTTGGTTGATAAGAAACGTAATCAAATTCATAAAGTTACGTCGACTTGTAAACTGTAGCCAATGAGATGCATCCACGTAAGC
This sequence is a window from Brassica oleracea var. oleracea cultivar TO1000 chromosome C1, BOL, whole genome shotgun sequence. Protein-coding genes within it:
- the LOC106296023 gene encoding uncharacterized protein LOC106296023, with protein sequence MMASQKSQAEKRMNSFFSPSRPGPKPWPNRKKQTNKSAICLCSVSLLAVLFLSVFFITYSEIPKSIFSISSAFSGSVEFPQCRSETLSRTLIGQRFLLYAPHSGFSNQLSEFKNAVLMAMILNRTLVVPPVLDHHAVALGSCPKFRVLSPSEVRVSVWNHSVELLRSGRYVSMGDVVDISSLVSSSAVRVIDFRYFASLLCGVDLETLCSGELAEQSQAYESLRQCGYLLSGVRGNVDGCLYGVDDDCRTTVWTYRNGGSDGRLDSFQADEKLKKKKKITYVRRRRDVYKALGRGSEAESAAILAFGSLFTAPYKGSELYIDIKKSSSVPEVKSLIEKVEFLPFVREVMSAGKRFATGTIKAPFLCAQLRLLDGQFKNHQESTFTGLNQKLESLSLKNPGLVHVFVMTDLPESNWTGTYLGDLAMNSTKFKLHFLREEDEVIVRTEKELASAAHGQKFGSIPMSLDSIKKMQKHCSPRKVSNVQLYVEEAVCSCASLGFVGTAGSTIADSVEMMRKFNACSS